The proteins below come from a single Mycobacterium parmense genomic window:
- a CDS encoding Hsp70 family protein, with protein MSESLGLSVGAANLVAVRAGHAPLRRSSVLTLFEHRPTEVGLPEENPNLTESGLVLRGFVERVGDPSPLVAADGTKYLGEVLTVEAIEAMARAVGYGTPVTIAVPSYWSQAQFSALREEFFAQPDLERDGVPPTLVSDATAALAGLRTQPGFPTDGAVAVCDFGAGGTSVTLMGARPGSGPTGSTLRHTEFSGDAIDQLVAEHVRAPAADATVADLGATTRIGSQTRLLGECRRAKERLSTAATATVTPGSGEPVVLSRNDFEQLIAEPLEHLLRAIDEALQRNGIGPGGLAAVAAVGGGAAIPLVGARLSQRFGVPLLTAAQPGSAAAVGAALLGQQQASAGVPTSAAAAVQTPTELVPTARAADADPALAWSQDADDADDELVPYTGRDATGEYAREATEYDDDRDAPPAAGGGLPWYKRTALVVSVAAAGAAVLVAVLLGINLADSGSNPGNPPATEPAPPPTSQTVTVTGPGDSTTVTVLPPPPTTQPPATTTAAPPQTTTTTTATTTAAPTTTTQPSTTTEATTTAAPPAPTRDRPFPRFEPPFRR; from the coding sequence ATGAGCGAGTCGCTCGGGCTGTCGGTCGGCGCGGCCAATCTGGTCGCGGTGCGCGCGGGTCACGCCCCGTTGCGCCGCAGTTCGGTGCTGACGCTGTTCGAGCACCGGCCCACCGAAGTCGGCCTGCCCGAAGAGAATCCGAACCTGACCGAATCCGGACTGGTGCTGCGGGGCTTCGTCGAAAGGGTCGGCGACCCGTCGCCGTTGGTGGCCGCCGACGGGACGAAGTACCTGGGCGAGGTGCTGACCGTCGAGGCCATCGAGGCCATGGCGCGCGCGGTCGGCTACGGCACACCGGTCACCATCGCCGTCCCCTCGTACTGGTCACAGGCCCAGTTCAGCGCGCTGCGCGAGGAATTCTTCGCCCAGCCGGACCTCGAACGCGACGGCGTGCCGCCGACGCTGGTCTCCGACGCCACCGCCGCGCTGGCCGGACTGCGCACCCAACCCGGCTTCCCCACCGACGGTGCCGTCGCGGTGTGCGATTTCGGCGCCGGCGGCACCAGCGTCACGCTGATGGGCGCCCGGCCGGGGTCCGGGCCCACCGGCTCGACGCTGCGGCACACCGAATTCTCCGGCGACGCCATCGATCAGCTCGTCGCGGAGCACGTGCGCGCACCGGCCGCGGACGCGACCGTCGCCGACCTGGGGGCCACCACGCGAATCGGCTCACAGACCCGGTTGCTGGGCGAATGCCGGCGCGCGAAGGAACGACTCTCGACGGCGGCGACAGCCACGGTCACGCCGGGTTCGGGTGAACCTGTTGTGTTGTCGCGCAACGACTTCGAGCAGCTCATCGCCGAGCCACTGGAGCACCTGCTGCGAGCGATCGATGAAGCGTTGCAGCGCAACGGAATTGGGCCAGGCGGCCTGGCCGCCGTGGCGGCCGTCGGCGGCGGCGCCGCCATCCCGTTGGTCGGCGCCCGCCTGTCGCAGCGCTTCGGGGTGCCCCTGCTCACCGCGGCGCAGCCCGGGTCGGCTGCCGCCGTCGGGGCGGCGCTCCTCGGCCAGCAGCAGGCCTCCGCGGGTGTCCCGACAAGTGCCGCCGCCGCGGTGCAGACGCCGACCGAACTGGTTCCCACCGCGCGGGCCGCGGACGCCGACCCGGCGCTGGCGTGGTCGCAGGATGCCGACGACGCCGACGACGAGCTGGTGCCCTACACGGGGCGCGACGCCACCGGCGAGTATGCGCGCGAGGCAACGGAATATGACGACGACCGCGATGCGCCGCCCGCTGCCGGCGGCGGGCTGCCCTGGTACAAGCGCACGGCGCTGGTCGTGAGCGTGGCCGCGGCGGGCGCGGCGGTGCTGGTGGCCGTGCTGCTGGGCATCAATCTGGCCGACTCGGGTTCCAACCCGGGCAACCCCCCGGCCACTGAACCGGCACCGCCGCCGACGTCGCAGACCGTGACCGTCACCGGGCCGGGCGACAGCACCACGGTGACGGTCCTCCCGCCGCCGCCCACCACCCAACCGCCGGCCACGACCACCGCGGCGCCGCCACAGACCACCACGACGACGACCGCCACAACCACCGCGGCCCCGACCACGACCACCCAGCCCAGCACCACCACTGAGGCCACCACCACCGCCGCTCCGCCGGCACCCACGCGGGACAGACCGTTTCCGCGTTTCGAACCGCCGTTCCGGCGTTAG
- a CDS encoding (Fe-S)-binding protein, which yields MTTQMLIRLTVGMGMSLIVLALAARRVLFLFKLVTAGKPAPGHTDDPGRRVWTEITEVFGQRRLLKWSIPGLAHFFTMWGFFILLTVYIEAYGFLFQENFHIPIIGRWNALGFLQDFFATAVFLGITTFAIIRLMRSPREIGRSSRFYGSHTGGAWLVLFMIFNVIWTYVLVRGSAVNNGTLPYGNGAFVSQLFGAILRPLGQPANEIIETTALLLHIAVMLAFLIIVLNSKHLHIFTAPINVIFKRLPDGLGPLLPIEADGKPVDFENPPDDATFGRGKIEDFSWKAMLDFATCTECGRCQSQCPAWNTGKPLSPKLVIMDLRDHWMAKAPYILGSKETPTENTPEGGVGEELGGEKHAEEHHVPESGFGRVMGSGPEQATRPLVGTEQVGGVIDPDVLWSCVTCGACVEQCPVDIEHVDHIVDMRRYQVMMESEFPSELSVLFKNLETKGNPWGQNAADRTNWIDEVDFDVPVYGEDVDSFDGFEYLFWVGCAGAYDDKAKKTTKAVAELLAIAGVKYLVLGTGESCNGDSARRSGNEFLFQQLAQQAVETLDGVFEGVESVDRKIVVTCPHCFNTLGREYRQLGANYTVLHHTQLLNRLIRDNRLVPVAPVSQDITYHDPCYLGRHNKVYEAPRELIGAAGANLTEMPRHAERSFCCGAGGARMWMEEHIGKRINHERVDEALATGAATIATACPFCRVMVTDGVNDRSEEAGREGVEVLDVSQILLGSLDREKVTLPEKGTAAKEAEKRAATAPKAAAASAPAQAPAKQEAPAEAEAPAAKAEASTSGAAPAAPVKGLGIAGGAKRPGAKKAAPAAKAEQSEAAAPAEAEAKAPAAPVKGLGIAGGAKRPGAKKAAPAAKAGAPEAPAETKAPAESEAEAPATTEAKAPAAPVKGLGIAAGAKRPGAKKAAPAKAAPAPAEEPAKAAPTASEEPAEPKGETAPEPTTATNGDEAPPAAPVKGLGIARGARPPGKR from the coding sequence GTGACCACGCAGATGCTCATCAGATTGACCGTGGGCATGGGCATGAGCTTGATCGTGCTCGCGCTCGCCGCACGGCGGGTTCTGTTCCTGTTCAAGCTGGTCACGGCCGGTAAGCCCGCCCCAGGGCACACCGACGACCCCGGCAGGCGGGTCTGGACGGAGATCACCGAGGTCTTCGGCCAGCGCCGGCTGCTGAAGTGGTCGATTCCCGGCCTGGCCCACTTCTTCACCATGTGGGGCTTTTTCATCCTGCTCACCGTGTACATCGAGGCCTACGGGTTCCTTTTCCAGGAGAACTTCCACATCCCGATCATCGGCCGCTGGAACGCGCTGGGCTTTCTGCAGGACTTCTTCGCCACCGCCGTTTTCCTCGGCATCACCACGTTCGCGATCATCCGGCTGATGCGCAGCCCGCGCGAGATCGGACGCTCGTCGCGGTTCTACGGCTCGCACACCGGCGGCGCCTGGCTGGTGTTGTTCATGATCTTCAACGTCATCTGGACCTACGTGCTGGTGCGCGGGTCCGCCGTCAACAACGGCACCCTGCCCTACGGCAACGGCGCATTCGTGTCCCAGCTGTTCGGCGCGATACTGCGACCGCTGGGCCAGCCCGCCAACGAGATCATCGAGACCACGGCGCTGCTGCTGCACATCGCGGTCATGCTGGCGTTCCTCATCATCGTGCTGAACTCCAAGCACCTGCACATCTTCACCGCACCCATCAACGTCATCTTCAAGCGGCTGCCCGACGGGCTCGGCCCGCTGCTGCCGATCGAGGCCGACGGCAAGCCCGTCGACTTCGAAAACCCGCCCGACGACGCCACATTCGGCCGCGGCAAAATCGAGGACTTCAGCTGGAAGGCCATGCTGGACTTCGCCACGTGCACCGAATGCGGTCGCTGCCAGTCCCAGTGCCCGGCCTGGAACACCGGCAAGCCGCTGTCGCCCAAGCTCGTCATCATGGACCTGCGCGACCACTGGATGGCCAAGGCGCCCTACATCCTCGGCAGCAAGGAGACCCCCACCGAGAACACCCCGGAGGGCGGTGTCGGCGAGGAACTGGGCGGCGAGAAGCACGCCGAGGAGCACCACGTCCCCGAGTCCGGGTTCGGGAGGGTCATGGGTTCCGGCCCGGAGCAGGCCACCCGGCCGCTGGTCGGCACCGAGCAGGTGGGTGGGGTCATCGACCCCGACGTGCTGTGGTCGTGTGTGACCTGCGGCGCGTGCGTGGAGCAGTGCCCGGTGGACATCGAGCACGTCGATCACATCGTCGATATGCGCCGCTACCAGGTGATGATGGAGTCGGAGTTCCCCTCCGAGCTGTCGGTGCTGTTCAAGAACCTCGAAACCAAGGGCAACCCGTGGGGCCAGAACGCGGCCGACCGGACCAATTGGATCGACGAAGTCGACTTCGACGTCCCCGTCTACGGCGAGGACGTCGACAGCTTCGACGGCTTCGAGTACCTGTTCTGGGTGGGCTGCGCCGGCGCTTACGACGATAAGGCCAAGAAGACCACCAAGGCCGTCGCCGAGCTGCTGGCCATCGCCGGGGTCAAGTACCTGGTACTGGGCACCGGCGAGAGCTGCAACGGCGACTCCGCGCGCCGCTCCGGCAACGAGTTCCTGTTCCAACAGCTGGCCCAGCAGGCCGTCGAGACCCTCGACGGCGTGTTCGAGGGCGTCGAATCCGTCGACCGCAAGATCGTCGTGACCTGCCCGCACTGCTTCAACACCCTGGGCCGCGAATACCGCCAGCTGGGCGCCAACTACACGGTGCTGCATCACACGCAGCTGCTGAACCGGCTGATCCGGGACAACCGGCTGGTGCCGGTCGCGCCCGTCTCCCAGGACATCACCTATCACGACCCGTGCTACCTGGGCCGGCACAACAAGGTGTACGAGGCGCCGCGCGAGCTGATCGGCGCCGCGGGAGCCAATCTCACCGAGATGCCGCGCCACGCCGAGCGCAGCTTCTGCTGCGGCGCGGGCGGCGCGCGGATGTGGATGGAAGAGCACATCGGCAAGCGCATCAACCACGAGCGCGTCGACGAGGCGCTGGCCACCGGCGCCGCAACCATCGCCACCGCGTGCCCGTTCTGCCGGGTGATGGTGACCGACGGCGTGAACGACCGCTCCGAGGAGGCGGGGCGCGAGGGCGTCGAGGTGCTCGACGTCTCGCAGATCCTGCTCGGCTCCCTCGACCGGGAGAAGGTCACGCTGCCGGAGAAGGGCACGGCCGCCAAGGAAGCCGAGAAGCGCGCGGCGACCGCGCCGAAGGCCGCCGCCGCGAGCGCTCCGGCGCAGGCGCCCGCGAAGCAGGAGGCGCCCGCCGAAGCCGAGGCGCCCGCTGCCAAGGCGGAGGCTTCGACCTCGGGGGCCGCTCCCGCCGCCCCGGTGAAGGGCCTGGGGATCGCGGGCGGCGCGAAGCGTCCCGGCGCCAAGAAGGCCGCACCGGCGGCTAAGGCCGAGCAGTCCGAGGCCGCAGCCCCGGCCGAGGCGGAAGCCAAGGCACCGGCCGCACCCGTGAAGGGCCTGGGGATCGCGGGCGGCGCGAAGCGTCCCGGCGCCAAGAAGGCCGCTCCCGCCGCGAAGGCCGGCGCTCCGGAGGCACCCGCCGAGACCAAGGCTCCGGCCGAATCCGAGGCCGAAGCTCCAGCCACGACGGAGGCGAAAGCCCCCGCGGCGCCCGTGAAGGGGCTCGGCATCGCCGCCGGCGCGAAGCGCCCCGGCGCCAAGAAGGCCGCGCCCGCAAAGGCGGCGCCCGCCCCGGCGGAGGAACCCGCCAAGGCGGCACCCACCGCGTCCGAGGAACCCGCCGAGCCGAAAGGGGAGACCGCACCCGAGCCCACGACGGCGACCAACGGCGACGAGGCGCCCCCGGCGGCACCCGTGAAGGGGCTGGGCATCGCCCGCGGCGCACGCCCGCCGGGCAAGCGCTGA
- a CDS encoding YibE/F family protein, with amino-acid sequence MTHSHSHTLPGPTPVDPLPARIVIGLLAAIGAAVIVGAVLLWPSRQHVDVPLPFQNAVGGAVSTQAGHVLSSALGDCGSPSTSQVITTAPMPGTPGSGRCVQTLVAIDSGPNAGAKTLLESSPGPGQPKFAAGDRIRLVRQVDDQGATSYAFYDFERGWALVGLAIAFALVIVAVARWRGLLALVGIVVAFGVLVIFLLPAMRDGAPAIPVALVASAAILYAVMYLAHGVNLRTSAALLGTLSSLLLAAGLSWGAIQLAHLTGLSDEQNATVGAYLGNVSVGGLLLAGFIIGSLGVLNDVTVTQASAVFELAHLGGDTSRRAVFLGAIRVGRDHIASTVYTLVLAYAGSSLPLLLLFSVANRSLGDVLTSESVAVELVRSAVGGIALALSVPLTTAIAAVLAKPAAATSGVPADRAGSRHTRT; translated from the coding sequence GTGACGCATTCCCACTCGCACACGCTGCCCGGCCCGACCCCGGTGGATCCGCTGCCCGCGAGGATCGTGATCGGGTTGTTGGCCGCGATCGGTGCGGCGGTGATCGTCGGCGCGGTCCTGCTGTGGCCGAGCCGGCAGCACGTCGACGTCCCGCTGCCCTTCCAGAATGCCGTCGGCGGCGCGGTGAGCACCCAGGCGGGGCACGTGCTGTCCAGCGCGCTCGGCGACTGCGGCAGCCCGTCGACCAGCCAGGTGATCACCACCGCGCCGATGCCGGGAACGCCGGGCAGCGGGCGCTGCGTGCAGACACTGGTCGCCATCGATTCCGGGCCCAACGCCGGCGCCAAGACCCTGCTGGAATCCTCCCCCGGCCCCGGCCAGCCCAAGTTCGCGGCCGGCGACCGCATCCGGCTGGTCCGCCAGGTCGACGACCAGGGGGCCACCAGCTATGCCTTCTACGACTTCGAGCGCGGCTGGGCGCTGGTGGGCCTGGCGATCGCGTTCGCGCTGGTGATCGTCGCCGTAGCCCGCTGGCGCGGGCTGCTCGCGCTGGTCGGCATCGTCGTCGCGTTCGGGGTTCTGGTGATCTTCCTGCTGCCCGCGATGCGCGACGGCGCTCCCGCAATTCCCGTTGCGCTGGTGGCGTCGGCGGCGATCCTCTACGCGGTGATGTACCTGGCCCACGGCGTCAACCTGCGGACCAGCGCCGCGCTGCTCGGCACCCTGTCGTCGCTGCTGCTGGCCGCGGGGCTGTCCTGGGGGGCGATACAGCTGGCCCACCTGACCGGACTGTCGGACGAACAGAACGCCACGGTCGGCGCCTATCTGGGCAACGTGTCGGTCGGCGGCCTGCTGCTGGCGGGCTTCATCATCGGGTCGCTGGGGGTGCTCAACGACGTGACGGTGACGCAGGCCTCGGCGGTTTTCGAGCTGGCCCACCTCGGCGGCGACACGTCCCGCCGCGCCGTCTTCCTCGGCGCCATCCGGGTCGGGCGCGACCACATCGCCAGCACCGTGTACACGCTGGTGCTGGCCTACGCCGGCAGCTCCCTGCCGTTGCTGTTGCTGTTCAGCGTCGCCAACCGCTCGCTGGGTGACGTGCTGACCAGCGAGAGCGTGGCCGTCGAGCTGGTCCGTTCAGCCGTGGGCGGGATCGCACTGGCGCTGTCGGTGCCGCTGACGACGGCGATCGCCGCGGTACTGGCCAAACCGGCGGCCGCTACCTCCGGTGTTCCAGCAGATCGAGCAGGTAGCCGCCATACCCGGACTTGA
- the rfbA gene encoding glucose-1-phosphate thymidylyltransferase RfbA, protein MRGIILAGGSGTRLHPITMGISKQLLPVYDKPMVYYPLSTLMMAGIRDILVITTPHDSAGFRRLLGDGSQFGINLTYVTQERPDGLAQAFVLGAGHIGNDPVALVLGDNIFYGPGLGTSLRRFQSISGGAVFAYWVANPSAYGVVEFSDDGIALSLQEKPATPKSQYAVPGLYFYDNEVIEIAKGLEKSARGEYEITEVNQIYLNRGRLAVEVLARGTAWLDTGTFDSLLDASDFVRTLERRQGLKVSVPEEIAWRQGWISDEHLEKRAHTLLKSGYGGYLLDLLEHRR, encoded by the coding sequence ATGCGCGGGATCATCTTGGCCGGGGGCTCGGGCACTCGCCTGCATCCGATCACCATGGGGATCAGCAAGCAGTTGCTGCCGGTGTACGACAAGCCGATGGTGTACTACCCGCTGTCCACCCTGATGATGGCCGGGATCCGCGACATTCTGGTGATCACCACCCCGCACGACTCGGCGGGCTTCCGCCGGTTGCTCGGCGACGGTTCGCAATTCGGCATCAACCTGACCTACGTGACCCAGGAACGGCCGGACGGCCTGGCTCAGGCATTCGTGTTGGGCGCGGGACATATCGGCAACGATCCCGTCGCATTGGTGTTGGGAGACAACATCTTCTATGGCCCCGGGCTGGGCACGAGCCTGCGCCGCTTCCAATCCATCAGCGGCGGAGCGGTTTTCGCCTACTGGGTGGCCAACCCGTCGGCCTACGGTGTGGTCGAATTCAGTGACGACGGCATAGCGCTGTCGCTTCAGGAGAAGCCGGCCACGCCGAAGTCCCAGTACGCCGTACCCGGCCTGTACTTCTACGACAACGAGGTCATCGAGATCGCCAAAGGCCTCGAGAAGTCCGCGCGCGGCGAGTACGAGATCACCGAGGTCAACCAGATCTACCTGAACCGCGGCCGGCTGGCGGTGGAGGTGCTCGCCCGCGGCACGGCGTGGCTCGACACGGGAACGTTCGACTCGCTGCTGGACGCCAGCGACTTCGTTCGCACGCTGGAGCGCCGGCAGGGCCTGAAGGTCAGCGTCCCCGAGGAGATCGCCTGGCGGCAGGGCTGGATCAGCGACGAGCACCTCGAAAAGCGGGCGCACACGCTGCTCAAGTCCGGGTATGGCGGCTACCTGCTCGATCTGCTGGAACACCGGAGGTAG
- a CDS encoding nuclear transport factor 2 family protein has protein sequence MTTSEIATVLAWHDALNASDLDTLVALSSDDIEIGDAHGAAQGHEALRRWAASTHKTAELGRMFVHDGVVVVEQKLSAPDEPGAVIDAASAFRVVQDHVTSVFRHDTLASALAATELTERDLVS, from the coding sequence ATGACCACTTCCGAGATCGCCACGGTACTTGCGTGGCACGACGCATTGAACGCCTCGGACCTGGATACCCTCGTGGCCTTGTCCAGCGACGACATCGAGATCGGTGACGCGCACGGCGCGGCGCAAGGCCACGAGGCGTTGCGCCGCTGGGCGGCCTCCACGCACAAGACCGCGGAGCTGGGCCGCATGTTCGTCCACGACGGGGTGGTGGTCGTGGAACAAAAGCTCAGCGCGCCGGACGAGCCCGGGGCCGTCATCGACGCGGCGTCGGCGTTCCGCGTCGTCCAAGACCACGTCACCTCGGTGTTCCGCCACGACACCCTGGCGTCGGCGCTGGCAGCCACCGAACTGACCGAACGCGACCTCGTAAGTTAA
- a CDS encoding maleylpyruvate isomerase family mycothiol-dependent enzyme has protein sequence MDYVAAFLDENRAFAELFQGVDASVPVPTCPGWSLQQLMRHVGRGDRWAAQIVRDQRDEFLDPRSVEGGKPPPDPADAVSWLYGGAQRLVDAVELTGAQTPVWTFLGRRPAKWWMRRRLHETAVHRADAAIALGNEFALDPAIASDAITEWLERVSIQAGGDGAPLPLKDGDTLHLHATDDGLGEAGEWTIAVGEGGIVWSHEHGKGSAALRGGATELLLAMLRRVPLAETRIELFGDDGVWRRWLDHTPL, from the coding sequence GTGGATTACGTCGCCGCATTCCTCGACGAGAATCGCGCCTTCGCGGAGCTTTTCCAAGGTGTGGACGCCTCCGTGCCGGTGCCGACATGTCCCGGCTGGAGCTTGCAGCAGCTGATGCGCCATGTCGGGCGCGGCGACCGCTGGGCGGCGCAGATCGTGCGCGACCAACGCGACGAGTTCCTCGACCCCCGCAGCGTCGAGGGCGGCAAGCCGCCACCGGACCCGGCCGACGCCGTCTCCTGGCTGTACGGCGGAGCGCAGCGGTTGGTCGACGCCGTCGAGCTGACCGGAGCGCAGACGCCGGTCTGGACGTTCCTCGGGCGGCGCCCGGCGAAGTGGTGGATGCGCCGGCGGCTCCACGAGACCGCGGTGCACCGCGCCGACGCCGCCATCGCGCTCGGCAACGAATTCGCCCTCGACCCCGCGATAGCGTCAGACGCGATCACCGAATGGCTCGAACGCGTCAGCATCCAGGCCGGAGGTGACGGGGCGCCGCTGCCCCTGAAGGACGGCGACACCCTGCACCTGCATGCCACCGACGACGGACTGGGCGAGGCCGGCGAATGGACCATCGCGGTCGGCGAGGGCGGGATCGTCTGGTCGCACGAGCACGGCAAGGGCAGCGCGGCGCTGCGGGGCGGCGCCACCGAACTGTTGCTGGCGATGCTGCGCCGCGTGCCGCTCGCCGAGACGCGCATCGAGCTGTTCGGCGACGACGGCGTCTGGCGGCGCTGGCTGGACCATACGCCGCTCTAG
- a CDS encoding UDP-glucose dehydrogenase family protein, translating to MRCTVFGTGYLGATHAVGMAELGHEVIGIDVDPGKVAKLAAGDIPFYEPGLRKLLTDNLATGRLRFTTDYEMAAEFADVHFLGVGTPQKKGEYGADLSHVHAVIDTLVPRLTRPAVLVGKSTVPVGTAAELNQRAAALAPRGVDVEIAWNPEFLREGYAVHDTLNPDRIVLGIQQDSTRAEAVVRELYAPLLDAGVPFLVTDLQTAELVKVSANAFLATKISFINAISEVCEAAGADVSLLADALGYDARIGRQFLNAGLGFGGGCLPKDIRAFMARAGELGADQALTFLREVDSINMRRRTRMVELTSIACGGSLLGANVAVLGAAFKPESDDVRDSPALNVAGQLQLNGAAVNVYDPKALENAQRLFPTLNYAVSVEEACDRADAVLVLTEWRQFVELDPDDLADRVRARVVVDGRNCLDAARWQQAGWRVFRLGAPRP from the coding sequence ATGCGATGCACCGTATTCGGCACCGGCTATCTGGGGGCCACGCACGCGGTCGGAATGGCGGAGCTGGGACACGAGGTCATCGGGATCGACGTCGATCCGGGCAAGGTCGCCAAACTGGCCGCCGGCGACATCCCGTTCTACGAGCCGGGACTGCGAAAGCTGTTGACCGACAACCTGGCCACCGGACGGTTGCGGTTCACCACCGACTACGAGATGGCGGCCGAGTTCGCCGACGTGCACTTCCTCGGGGTGGGCACGCCGCAGAAGAAGGGCGAGTACGGCGCCGATCTGAGCCATGTGCACGCCGTCATCGACACCCTCGTACCGCGACTGACCCGGCCGGCCGTCCTGGTCGGTAAATCGACTGTGCCCGTAGGCACGGCGGCCGAACTCAACCAGCGCGCGGCGGCGCTGGCGCCGCGCGGGGTGGACGTCGAAATCGCCTGGAATCCCGAATTCCTGCGTGAGGGCTACGCCGTGCACGACACCCTCAACCCCGATCGCATCGTGCTTGGCATCCAACAGGATTCGACGCGCGCCGAGGCCGTGGTCCGGGAACTGTACGCACCGCTGCTCGACGCCGGGGTGCCGTTCCTTGTGACAGACCTGCAGACCGCGGAGTTGGTCAAGGTTTCGGCCAATGCCTTTCTCGCGACCAAGATCTCGTTCATCAACGCCATCTCCGAGGTATGCGAGGCGGCGGGCGCCGACGTCAGCCTGCTGGCCGACGCGCTCGGATACGACGCGCGGATCGGGCGCCAATTTCTCAACGCCGGTTTGGGTTTCGGTGGCGGCTGCCTGCCCAAGGACATCCGTGCCTTCATGGCCCGGGCCGGCGAGCTGGGTGCCGACCAGGCCCTGACGTTCCTGCGCGAGGTGGACAGCATCAACATGCGCCGGCGCACCCGGATGGTCGAGCTGACCAGCATCGCGTGCGGCGGCTCGCTACTGGGCGCCAACGTCGCCGTGCTGGGGGCGGCGTTCAAGCCGGAATCCGACGACGTCCGCGACTCACCCGCGCTCAACGTCGCGGGCCAGCTGCAACTCAACGGCGCGGCGGTCAATGTCTACGATCCGAAAGCGCTGGAAAACGCGCAGCGCCTGTTCCCGACGCTGAACTATGCGGTCTCCGTCGAGGAGGCCTGCGATCGCGCGGATGCGGTGCTGGTGCTCACGGAGTGGCGGCAGTTCGTCGAGCTCGACCCCGACGACCTGGCCGACCGGGTGCGTGCGCGGGTGGTCGTGGACGGCCGCAACTGCCTCGACGCCGCGCGCTGGCAGCAGGCGGGGTGGCGGGTGTTCCGGCTCGGGGCTCCGCGGCCGTAG
- a CDS encoding DUF7159 family protein yields MDTVLGVSMAPTAVRMVLVEGENGDGATVDEDNFDIPSDDDAATISAADQVVSAILGTREGAVEGGYQLASTGVTFTDPVEAAALRDALAHHKIENVMLVSAFLAAAALAQTVGNQTNYGHTALLYIEPDSATLAVVDSADGSITDVHRQPLPDDDEAAVAQLATMVSSAESLGTRPDAVFVVGSGIDLPLIKPALEAATTLPLSAPEEPDTALARGAALASANAPLFSSSTAALAYAQDPGTGAINPFAVAPGYFDTPPAALVAGEEPLAYSAVADDPDNPFTGDLTGATELVDAGYHDRRSFRLVGGAVAAVFIVGVVALVISLAIAIRPTANVRPSPNQNVVVAPTRPAPAAPAPAPAPQAPAPAPAPEAPAPAQEAPAPAPAAPAPAPEEAPAPAPAPEAPAPAPPPAAPPPAPPPVAPAPIPVPIPLPIPGIGGPPGGFGGPGHGDGGPHGGFGGPPHGGFGGPHGGFGGGHGGFGIPGIPHF; encoded by the coding sequence TTGGACACCGTACTTGGCGTGTCGATGGCGCCGACGGCAGTCCGTATGGTGCTGGTCGAAGGCGAAAACGGCGATGGCGCGACGGTCGACGAGGACAACTTCGACATCCCGTCGGACGACGATGCGGCAACGATCAGCGCGGCCGATCAAGTAGTTTCGGCGATCCTGGGGACGCGCGAGGGCGCAGTCGAGGGCGGCTACCAGCTGGCGTCGACCGGAGTCACGTTCACCGATCCCGTCGAGGCCGCGGCCCTGCGGGACGCGCTCGCCCATCACAAGATTGAGAACGTGATGCTGGTCTCGGCCTTCCTGGCCGCGGCCGCGCTCGCTCAGACGGTGGGTAATCAGACCAACTACGGGCACACGGCGCTGCTGTACATCGAGCCCGACTCCGCGACTCTGGCGGTGGTCGACAGCGCGGACGGTTCGATCACCGACGTGCACCGCCAGCCGCTGCCCGACGACGACGAAGCGGCAGTCGCCCAGCTGGCCACCATGGTCTCGAGCGCCGAGTCGCTTGGCACCCGGCCGGACGCGGTGTTCGTCGTCGGCTCGGGCATCGACCTGCCGCTGATCAAACCGGCTCTCGAGGCGGCGACCACGCTGCCGCTGTCGGCGCCGGAGGAACCGGACACGGCACTGGCACGCGGCGCGGCGCTGGCGTCGGCGAACGCTCCGCTTTTCTCGTCGTCGACCGCGGCGCTGGCCTACGCGCAGGACCCCGGCACGGGCGCCATCAATCCCTTCGCGGTGGCCCCCGGCTACTTCGACACGCCTCCCGCGGCCCTGGTCGCCGGGGAGGAACCGCTCGCCTACAGCGCCGTCGCCGACGATCCCGACAACCCGTTCACGGGCGATCTGACCGGTGCGACGGAGCTGGTCGACGCGGGCTACCACGACCGCCGGTCGTTCAGGTTGGTGGGTGGCGCGGTAGCGGCCGTCTTCATCGTCGGCGTCGTGGCGCTGGTCATCTCGCTGGCCATCGCCATCCGCCCGACGGCCAACGTGCGGCCCAGTCCCAACCAGAACGTCGTGGTCGCCCCGACCCGTCCGGCGCCGGCGGCTCCCGCCCCGGCGCCCGCGCCACAGGCGCCGGCCCCGGCACCGGCCCCGGAGGCTCCCGCCCCGGCCCAGGAGGCGCCCGCCCCGGCGCCCGCGGCTCCCGCCCCCGCTCCCGAGGAAGCCCCGGCACCGGCTCCGGCCCCGGAGGCGCCGGCACCCGCGCCGCCGCCCGCCGCTCCTCCGCCTGCCCCGCCGCCGGTGGCCCCGGCGCCCATTCCGGTACCGATTCCGTTGCCCATTCCGGGCATCGGTGGGCCGCCGGGCGGTTTCGGCGGCCCGGGTCACGGCGACGGTGGACCGCACGGCGGGTTCGGTGGTCCGCCGCACGGCGGCTTCGGTGGTCCGCACGGCGGATTCGGCGGGGGCCACGGCGGTTTCGGGATCCCGGGTATCCCGCACTTCTAG